Genomic segment of Desulforegula conservatrix Mb1Pa:
AAGATAAGTGCCAAGACTCATTATTCAGACTTAGATGGCCGCATGGTTTTAGTTGTCCGAATTGCGGCGGTTCGAAATTTTGCGAGCTCAAATCAAGAGATCTGTACCAATGCCACAAGTGTCACCATCAGGCGTCGGTAAA
This window contains:
- a CDS encoding transposase produces the protein MAKNMIQFQKGKSIHEFLSEYGTEDKCQDSLFRLRWPHGFSCPNCGGSKFCELKSRDLYQCHKCHHQASV